From one Populus alba chromosome 17, ASM523922v2, whole genome shotgun sequence genomic stretch:
- the LOC118030970 gene encoding transcription and mRNA export factor ENY2 yields MRNSVNRPPTPEDTVEEQGGQEKQPTLQEIIKIKLIEIGEKERLMELLRERLIECGWKDEMKALCRAFIKKKGKNNVTVDDLIHVITPKGRASIPDSIKAELLQRIRSFLVQAAV; encoded by the exons AT GAGGAATTCAGTGAATCGGCCACCAACACCAGAGGATACAGTTGAAGAGCAGGGGGGTCAAGAGAAACAACCGACCcttcaagaaataattaaaattaag ttgattgaGATTGGAGAGAAGGAAAGATTAATGGAGCTTTTAAGAGAAAGGCTTATTGAGTGTGGATGGAAAGATGAAATGAAAGCTCTTTGCAG GGCATttataaagaagaaaggaaagaacAATGTTACTGTGGATGACCTTATTCATGTAATTACACCTAAGGGCAGAG CCTCTATTCCTGACTCCATAAAGGCCGAGCTGTTGCAAAGAATCCGTTCTTTTCTCGTTCAAGCTGCTGTTTGA
- the LOC118030960 gene encoding B2 protein yields the protein MESLHSFWQLGDELRGQSKVSEDHKWLMAALKLAEQTRGKGERMNNLDLSKGLPEMRSRDKIGFQEENKFESFNFNMMNLESKMTENGNKSSLRNNAYNMNAVYQKNNINSVGNMTGSKYSGNNLSSKDPSNHSNNNINIDNNNTVDKRFKTLPATETLPRNEVLGGYIFVCNNDTMQEDLKRQLFGLPPRYRDSVRAITPGLPLFLYNYTTHQLHGIFEAASFGGSNIDPTAWEDKKCKGESRFPAQVRIRIRKLCKALEEDAFRPVLHHYDGPKFRLELSVPETLDLLDLCEQAGSLA from the exons ATGGAGAGCCTGCACAGCTTCTGGCAACTGGGTGATGAGCTTCGAGGACAATCAAAAGTCTCAGAGGATCATAAGTGGTTAATGGCTGCTTTGAAATTGGCTGAGCAGACCCGGGGAAAGGGTGAACGCATGAATAACCTTGACCTTTCAAAGGGCCTTCCAGAAATGAGGTCGAGGGATAAGATTGGGTtccaagaagaaaataaatttgaaagtttcaatTTCAACATGATGAACTTGGAGTCCAAGATGACAGAAAATGGGAATAAAAGTTCCTTAAGGAACAATGCTTACAATATGAATGCAGTGTACcagaaaaacaacataaacagCGTTGGCAATATGACTGGTAGCAAGTACAGTGGCAACAACCTCAGTAGCAAAGATCCCAGTAATCACAGCAATAACAACATTAATATCGACAACAACAATACAGTGGACAAAAGGTTCAAGACCTTGCCAGCCACAGAGACGCTTCCAAGGAATGAGGTGCTTGGAGGATATATCTTTGTCTGTAACAATGACACCATGCAGGAAGATTTGAAGCGACAGCTTTTTG GTTTACCACCAAGATATAGGGATTCTGTCCGGGCAATAACACCTGGCTTACCTCTCTTCCTCTATAATTACACCACTCACCAGCTACATGGCATTTTTGAG GCAGCAAGTTTTGGGGGTTCGAACATTGATCCAACTGCATGGGAAGACAAAAAGTGTAAAGGAGAGTCCAGGTTTCCTGCTCAG GTGAGGATCCGGATTAGAAAACTCTGCAAGGCATTGGAGGAAGATGCTTTTAGGCCAGTTTTGCATCATTATGATGGCCCCAAGTTTCGCCTTGAGCTCTCAGTTCCTGAG ACTCTGGATTTATTAGACCTCTGTGAACAAGCAGGCTCTTTGGCTTAA